From Columba livia isolate bColLiv1 breed racing homer chromosome 5, bColLiv1.pat.W.v2, whole genome shotgun sequence, one genomic window encodes:
- the RPS6KL1 gene encoding ribosomal protein S6 kinase-like 1, producing MSRPEAEPCSRALAQARVYLGQLRSRVSPAGPEGGGRRDYLVEAARQLRLALERDVSEDYEEAFNHYQNGVDVLLRGVQVDPNKERREAVKRKITQYLRRAEEIFNCHLQRAAGGGNPTATGYSSLRFRPIRTLSSAVENLRRCKVVGVIDKVQIIQDPATGGTFILKSLPKSHVETRERQTIIPHGVPFMVKLLCYYVSEDSIFLHLEHVQGETLWSHLRSKYCVQQGSADSTTTQAQDCGIEDDMGISQGSSQLSIFSARTGSVTHQVLGNTGTLPPLEQSPNPTDPGLENHCWLRLAPAVGTRATPGGQDLSIMTQAKSGVVDHVPAAPAKGPGHLTNQDLVIYPWDALTSGMGYVSERAASHPDPGPCAGERLPQTPGPVTKTVRRSQPGAGELPSQQVSEVPRARPLLTSSGQRQLHAGVAPSSSGKPHGPDPAVREQPCSGQCPSLAAHGHGWRAWAVKEEQVQLWAAEILLALEGLHQQGVLCRDLNPRNLLLDAAGHIRLTFFGQWTEVEPQCCSQAREELYSAPEVGGIAEPTEAADWWSFGSLLYELLTGVPLSQNHPSGIHPHTQLHLPEGLSLAATSLLTKLLQYNPKRRLGSGGGGIAKLKSHSFFSNMPWNKMVG from the exons aTGAGCCGGCCGGAGGCTGAGCCCTGCTCCCGGGCGCTGGCGCAGGCCCGCGTCTACCTGGGGCAGCtgcggagccgcgtctccccgGCGGGCCCGgagggcggcgggcggcgggacTACCTGGTGGAGGCGGCGCGGCAGCTGCGGCTGGCACTGGAGCGGGACGTCAGCGAGGACTACGAGGAGGCCTTCAACCACTACCAGAACGGCGTGGACGTGCTGCTCCGCGGCGTGCAGG TTGACCCCAACAAGGAGCGTCGCGAGGCCGTGAAGCGGAAGATCACGCAGTACCTGAGGCGTGCGGAGGAGATCTTCAACTGCCACCTCCAGAGGGCTGCGGGGGGTGGCAACCCCACCGCCACG GGTTACAGCAGCCTGCGCTTCCGGCCCATCAGGACGCTGAGCTCGGCAGTGGAGAACCTGAGACGCTGTAAGGTTGTGGGAGTTATCGATAAG GTGCAGATCATCCAGGATCCGGCCACTGGTGGGACCTTTATACTGAAG AGCCTCCCCAAATCCCATGTTGAGACCCGTGAGCGACAGACCATCATCCCTCATGGGGTGCCCTTCATGGTCAAGCTGCTGTGCTACTATGTGAGTGAGGACTCCATCTTCCTCCACCTGGAGCACGTGCAGG GGGAGACACTGTGGTCTCACCTCCGCTCCAAGTACTGCGTCCAGCAGGGCTCTGCCGATTCAACCACCACCCAAGCCCAAGACTGTGGCATAGAGGATGATATGGGAATCTCCCAGGGCAGCAGCCAGCTCTCCATCTTCTCTGCTCGGACAGGCTCTGTGACCCACCAAGTATTGGGAAACACTGGTACTTTGCCCCCTTTGGAGCAGTCTCCTAACCCCACGGACCCTGGCTTGGAGAACCACTGCTGGCTTCGCCTGGCTCCTGCGGTTGGCACAAGGGCTACACCCGGAGGGCAGGATCTGAGCATCATGACCCAGGCTAAGTCTGGTGTCGTGGACCatgttccagcagcaccagccaaaGGCCCTGGCCACCTTACCAACCAGGACCTGGTCATCTACCCCTGGGACGCTCTAACCAGTGGCATGGGCTACGTATCGGAGAGAGCAGCCTCCCACCCAGACCCTGGGCCATGTGCCGGTGAAAGGCTTCCCCAGACACCCGGCCCTGTAACAAAGACTGTGAGAAGGAGCCAGCCAggggcaggggagctgccatCTCAGCAAGTGTCTGAGGTCCCCCGGGCTCGGCCTCTCCTGACCTCCTCAGGTCAGAGGCAGCTTCATGCGGGAGTTGCCCCGTCCAGCTCTGGCAAGCCCCATGGTCCTGACCCAGCGGTGCGGGAGCAGCCGTGCTCAGGACAGTGCCCGTCTCTGGCTGCCCATGGGCATGGCTGGAGAGCGTGGGCTGTGAAGGAGGAGCAGGtgcagctgtgggcagcagaAATCCTCTTGGCCTTAGAGGGACTTCACCAGCAGGGTGTATTATGCCGGGACCTCAATCCCAGGAACCTGCTCCTCGATGCAGCTG gtcACATCCGTCTCACCTTCTTTGGCCAGTGGACAGAGGTGgagccccagtgctgcagccaggCACGGGAGGAGCTGTACAGTGCCCCAG AAGTGGGGGGGATTGCGGAACCCACCGAAGCAGCCGACTGGTGGAGCTTTGGCTCTCTCTTGTATGAGTTGCTGACAGGAGTG CCACTGTCCCAAAACCACCCTTCAGGGATTCACCCTCACACCCAGCTGCATCTGCCAGAGGGTCTCAGCCTGGCTGCAACGTCGCTGCTCACCAAG CTCCTACAATACAACCCGAAGCGGCGTTTGGGCTCTGGAGGAGGTGGCATAGCAAAACTGAAGTCCCACTCCTTCTTCAGCAACATGCCATGGAACAAGATGGTGGGCTAG
- the DLST gene encoding dihydrolipoyllysine-residue succinyltransferase component of 2-oxoglutarate dehydrogenase complex, mitochondrial codes for MLLLWRSRCLGRALGRSLRALRQGNCTLARCSLSGVAGSQGLAYTNSRKLVVNSSSVFTVRYFRTTAVRRDDVITVNTPAFAESVTEGDVRWEKAVGDTVAEDEVVCEIETDKTSVQVPAPAAGVIEALLVPDGGKVEGGTPLFKLRKTGAAPAKAKPAAAPPPPATPEPVAAAAPPPAAAPIPTTMPPVPPVSTQPIDSKPVSAVKPAAAPAAAPPGEAVPSKGARSEHRVKMNRMRQRIAQRLKEAQNTCAMLTTFNEIDMSNIREMRAIHKDPFLKKHNLKLGFMSAFVKAAAFALQDQPVVNAVIDDTTKEIVYRDYVDISVAVATPRGLVVPVVRNVENMNFADIERAIYELGEKARKNELAIEDMDGGTFTISNGGVFGSLFGTPIINPPQSAILGMHAIVDRPVAVGGKVEVRPMMYVALTYDHRLIDGREAVTFLRKIKAAVEDPRVLLLDL; via the exons atgctgctgctgtggcgGTCCCGCTGCCTGGGCCGGGCGCTGGGCCGCTCGCTGCGCGCCCTCCGGCAG GGCAACTGTACTCTGGCAAGATGCTCTCTGTCTG GTGTGGCTGGGAGCCAGGGACTGGCTTACACCAACAGCAGGAAGCTTGT agTAAATAGCTCCAGTGTCTTCACTGTCCGTTACTTCAGAACCACTGCAGTACGTA GGGATGACGTGATTACAGTGAACACACCAGCCTTTGCAGAGTCAGTCACAGAAGGAGATGTCAGGTGGGAGAAAG CTGTTGGAGACACAGTGGCGGAAGATGAAGTGGTGTGTGAGATTGAAACAGACAAG ACATCAGTGCAAgttccagccccagcagctggtGTGATTGAAGCCCTTTTGGTACCCGATGGTGGCAAAGTGGAAGGGGGGACACCTCTGTTCAAACTCAGGAAAACTGGAG ctgctcctgccaaggccaaaccagcagcagcccctcctcctcctgcaacCCCTGAACCTGTAGCTgcggctgctcctccacctgctgcAGCACCAATTCCCACTACAATGCCACCAGTGCCGCCTGTGTCAACTCAACCCATTGACAGCAAACCAG TGTCTGCAGTGAAGCCGGCTGCAGCCCCAGCGGCAGCTCCTCCTGGGGAGGCAGTGCCCAGCAAAGGTGCCAGATCAGAGCATAGG gtgAAAATGAATAGGATGCGTCAACGTATTGCTCAGCGGCTGAAAGAGGCTCAGAATACCTGTGCCATGCTGACCACTTTCAATGAGATCGATATGAG CAACATCCGGGAGATGAGAGCCATACACAAGGATCCCTTCCTGAAAAAGCACAACCTGAAGCTCGGTTTCATGTCAGCTTTTGTGAAAGCTGCAGCCTTTGCTCTGCAGGACCAGCCTGTTGTGAATGCAG TGATTGATGACACGACCAAAGAGATTGTGTACAGGGACTACGTGGACATCAGTGTCGCTGTGGCAACTCCCCGG GGTCTTGTGGTCCCGGTCGTTAGGAATGTAGAAAACATGAACTTTGCTGACATAGAGCGTGCTATCTACGAGCTGGGCGAGAAG GCACGGAAAAATGAACTGGCCATTGAAGACATGGATGGCGGCACTTTCACAATCAGCAACGGAGGGGTTTTTGGGTCACTCTTTGGGACACCTATCATTAACCCACCCCAGTCTGCCATCTTAGGCATGCATGCCATTGTGGACAGGCCTGTGGCTGTGGGAGGCAAG GTCGAGGTGCGGCCCATGATGTATGTGGCGCTGACGTATGATCACCGGCTGATTGATGGCAGAGAGGCAGTGACTTTCCTGCGCAAGATCAAGGCAGCAGTGGAGGATCCCCGCGTGCTGCTGCTCGACCTGTAG
- the PROX2 gene encoding prospero homeobox protein 2: MIPNQLRVSSPVCRQEEETMDGSTASEQDGDCATSGHSQGLKMEPCFQTDSLLPSPSTSLISQLLSHPMAGSSLDPCILLPFSQAAALPQDYECDASSGEGAQALAFPRTHAPASVTCAGDGDQLSDQRLQDQVSDQHLRAKRARVESIIQGMSLPPTPPAFGTSLEAAFGHERQRGSEMPWESKRKLKVPQQGTGAAGQVALAGGSHHAEGCQQLKEQLCFLEQQLRRLQEKFSQVCDPRDTAQTQEGTEKAHPLPGKPGDRPHKDSATATSDRCKVPLWSSTPGVHGQEEEGGRDGTGGLPSAARVLSRALKHELAGVTSQVVDSVLKTVWPKATGHLLQQYCSHLVLGPGPRREYFAVGKCRKPLSKPSPVNGLGSLGSPQAEALPGASGKSPGSHVVSFTSKGVRKPCEVLSLGYPLSSATPVQDNQLLSQLLGCGQQSPWGSGSRRTSSAPERGPLEPLDLHWETIKLRSSVLRQQQQHPLPLGSVDVESLALLPAGRDGHKELQTVMDGAPFASTHISFGRNWRGPWAWMCSLISLFPPGWGALWGAAAYPKMPKGKGQWLPGWRQIPSTLLPGHGEGLLQVLALCVPGPVPRDAPSCWNAACRLSLTPRQIQEALTPGHLKKAKLMFFFTRYPSSALLKTYFLDVQFSRCVTSQLIKWFSNFREFYYIQVEKSARQALLEGVADSSALRVSRDSELFRALNTHYNKGNDFEVPGRFLEVASLTLREFFSAIRAGKDADPSWKKPIYKIISKLDSDIPEVFKATGCSQELLRS; this comes from the exons ATGATCCCAAACCAGCTGCGGGTCAGCTCTCCAGTGTGCAGGCAAGAAGAAGAGACAATGGATGGCAGCACTGCCTCTGAGCAGGATGGAGACTGTGCTACTTCAGGGCACAGCCAGGGGCTTAAGATGGAGCCCTGTTTCCAGACTGACTCTCTCCTGCCTTCTCCCAGCACATCCCTGATATCACAGCTCCTCAGCCACCCGATGGCTGGCAGCAGCCTGGATCCTTGcatccttctccctttctcccagGCAGCGGCCCTGCCTCAGGACTACGAGTGTGACGCATCTTCTGGAGAAGGAGCGCAAGCTCTGGCTTTCCCCAGGACCCATGCTCCAGCTTCGGTGACCTGTGCTGGTGACGGGGACCAGCTCTCTGACCAGCGTCTACAGGACCAGGTCTCTGACCAGCACTTACGAGCCAAGCGGGCCAGGGTGGAGAGCATCATTCAAGGCATGAGCCTCCCACCAACCCCCCCAGCATTTGGCACCAGTCTGGAGGCAGCTTTTGGGCATGAGAGGCAGAGGGGCAGCGAGATGCCCtgggagagcaagaggaagcTGAAGGTGCCCCAGCAGGGCACGGGGGCAGCCGGGCAAGTGGCCCTTGCAGGGGGCAGCCACCATGCTGAGGGCTGCCAGCAGCtgaaggagcagctctgctttttagagcagcagctgaggaggcTTCAGGAGAAGTTCTCCCAGGTCTGTGACCCCAGGGACACTGCCCAAACCCAGGAAGGTACCGAGAAAGCACATCCACTGCCTGGGAAGCCTGGTGACAGACCACACAAGGACAGTGCCACTGCCACCAGTGACCGATGCAAAGTGCCTCTCTGGAGTAGCACCCCAGGGGTCcatgggcaggaggaggaggggggcaGAGATGGCACAGGTGGCTTGCCCTCAGCTGCCAGGGTCCTCTCACGGGCACTGAAGCATGAGCTGGCCGGGGTGACGTCCCAGGTGGTGGACTCTGTCTTGAAGACTGTGTGGCCAAAGGCAACCggccacctcctgcagcagtACTGCAGCCACCTGGTGCTGGGGCCAGGTCCCAGGAGAGAGTATTTTGCTGTTGGGAAATGCAGAAAGCCACTTTCTAAGCCATCCCCCGTGAATGGGCTTGGCTCGCTGGGCTCACCACAGGCTGAGGCCCTGCCAGGAGCTTCAGGAAAAAGCCCAGGCTCTCATGTTGTCTCCTTCACTTCAAAGGGGGTCAGAAAACCCTGTGAGGTACTCAGCTTGGGTTATCCGCTGAGCTCAGCCACCCCTGTCCAGGACAACCAGCTGCTGAGccagctgctgggctgtggcCAGCAGAGCCCCTGGGGCAGTGGCTCTCGCAGgacctcctctgctcctgagaGGGGTCCTCTGGAGCCCCTTGACTTGCACTGGGAAACCATCAAACTGAGGTCATCAGTTctgagacagcagcagcagcaccccctGCCCCTGGGCTCTGTCGACGTGGAGAGCCTGGCACTGCTGCCGGCTGGCAGGGATGGCCACAAGGAGCTGCAGACTGTGATGGATGGGGCACCCTTTGCCTCCACCCATATATCCTTTGGGCGCAACTGGAGAGGTCCCTGGGCTTGGATGTGTTCCCTT ATATCCCTGTTCccaccaggctggggagcactgtggggagcagcagcttACCCAAAGATGCCAAAGGGAAAAGGCCAGTGgctgcctggctggaggcaaATCCCCTCCACGCTGCTGCCAGGCCATGGGGAGGGGCTGTTGCAGGTGCTAGCCCTGTGTGTGCCAGGGCCAGTGCCCAGGGACGCGCCAAGCTGTTGGAATGCTGCATGCAGGCTTTCCTTGACCCCAAGGCAGATCCAGGAGGCACTGACCCCCGGCCACCTGAAGAAGGCCAAgctgatgtttttcttcacCCGCtaccccagctctgctctactGAAAACCTACTTCCTTGATGTGCAG TTCAGCCgctgtgtcacctcccagcTCATCAAGTGGTTCAGCAACTTCCGTGAGTTTTACTACATCCAGGTGGAGAAGTCTGCCCGGCAGGCCCTGCTGGAGGGCGTTGCAGACTCCAGTGCCCTGCGGGTCTCCCGGGACTCAGAGCTATTCCGTGCCCTCAACACACACTATAACAAGGGAAATGACTTTGAG GTGCCAGGGCGGTTCCTGGAGGTGGCCAGCCTGACACTACGGGAGTTCTTCAGCGCCATCAGGGCGGGCAAGGACGCTGACCCCTCCTGGAAGAAACccatttacaaaattatttccaaactGGACAGTGACATCCCAGAAGTGTTCAAAGCCACTGGCTGCTCCCAGGAACTTCTCCGCAGCTGA